From Theileria annulata chromosome 1, complete sequence, *** SEQUENCING IN PROGRESS ***, one genomic window encodes:
- a CDS encoding protein transport protein sec24-like, putative (Weak hit to von Willebrand Factor type A domain), with the protein MASNWPNPKQGLTSRASNPFPNVQNSVHQTPFANTTHPPTHPPVNPPPTAGGYGYNQPQTFPGQQFQPASAVPPPYNPNQSGLVNRSGLGNATYSNPPSVHFSSSLDYTSHVPPAFSEPAPAPVPPPKLEEINQSQTPQGVTPPKSTSKTLTGQVFHDNFSSTSTLGYKTDEDVLDSVVLANTTKNFVSLSVGTLPATDQLHQKSGFTLSYTISPLNPDLIARLVETVPLVNHGNESITRCKQCRAYINPFVRTDASKRFWICNLCETSNELQTRYLSSFNQYPGSNQANELELNCGVIEFMASADYTVRPPQPPSYLFLIDVSSNAVNSRMLEVVCKTIKELILDNEFASDNRTLVGLMTFDSSVHFYQISRGSENYQLLVVADLEDLFLPLPGEVLLNLQESSEDFLKLLDTLPSLWKNTTTTGSALGSAIRSAHYSMKHVGGKLIVFAASPCTFGDFSITSAQKSESGTQSSNVLNMNKKPTTKIHPLEKCKDFSCMMCQTQTTLDLFVCTPQSLNLDKLQYMSTMTSGNIYYHPFKNHAENFKLVNELKHLVRRTTVWESVMRIRLSKGWKVTNWHGNCFVRGSDLMVLPTTSEDHSYTITFVPDTANSNNTSSAGKKVMYIQTALLHTNSSGERRIRVFNTAVGVSNDLGTVLNSVNVETLVFNMLLGAVKVYQTSGKMADARNHLTTHCSRVMNSMSILGSTADSARVLSLYVLGLLKSTIFTDEHNQDYRVYLSTKFRSCKIDQVILYAYPQLYNLSNELNSQELLLQGLPLSIESVLQECFYLLFNGEYLLLWVGKNVPNNLLQTTFDAPSFEHLNVALVPHALEQSTSNNAHKVKVCLETLRARVPPYVPLMVLKQGESDSLFYSSLVQDKTHGMMVTFQEFYNSMQPTSALGIKR; encoded by the exons ATGGCATCAAATTGGCCCAATCCTAAACAGGGTTTAACTAGTCGGGCGTCAAATCCCTTCCCAAACGTCCAAAACTCAGTTCATCAAACTCCATTTGCAAATACAACCCATCCACCGACTCATCCACCAGTAAATCCTCCACCAACCGCCGGAGGATATGGATATAATCAACCTCAGACGTTTCCtg GTCAACAATTTCAACCCGCCTCTGCAGTACCGCCACCTTATAACCCAAATCAATCAG GGTTGGTGAATAGAAGCGGACTTGGAAACGCTACATACTCGAATCCCCCAAGCGTACATTTTAGTTCTAGCTTGGACTACACTAGTCACGTGCCGCCAGCATTTTCAGAACCAGCACCGGCACCAGTACCACCACCAAAATTAGAGGAAATTAACCAATCTCAAACACCCCAAG GTGTGACGCCACCGAAGTCGACATCAAAGACCCTAACAGGTCAAGTGTTCCACGATAACTTCTCGTCAACATCAACACTAGGATACAAGACGGATGAAGATGTGCTGGATTCAGTGGTTCTGGCAAATACCACAAAGAATTTCGTTTCGCTCTCAGTGGGAACACTCCCAGCAACTGACCAGTTGCACCAAAAGTCGGGCTTCACGCTCTCTTACACAATCTCGCCACTAAACCCAG ATCTAATCGCACGTTTAGTTGAAACTGTACCATTAGTAAACCACGGAAATGAATCAATCACTAGATGTAAACAATGCAGAGCATATATAAACCCATTTGTAAGAACAGACGCCTCCAAAAGGTTCTGGATCTGTAACCTGTGTGAAACCTCAAATGAACTCCAAACGAGATATCTCTCGTCCTTTAACCAATACCCAGGATCAAACCAAGCAAATGAACTGGAGTTAAATTGTGGAGTAATTGAGTTCATGGCGTCAGCAGATTATACAGTCAGACCGCCTCAGCCGCCATCGTACCTATTCCTAATCGATGTCTCATCCAACGCAGTAAACTCAAGAATGCTAGAAGTTGTTTGTAAAACCATCAAA GAGCTGATATTGGACAACGAATTTGCGAGTGATAATCGCACACTCGTGGGTCTGATGACCTTTGACTCTTCAGTACATTTCTACCAAATATCCAGAGGTTCGGAAAACTACCAACTCCTCGTCGTGGCTGATTTGGAAGATCTGTTCCTGCCACTGCCAGGAGAAGTATTATTAAACCTGCAAGAATCCTCAGAG GACTTCCTGAAGTTGTTAGATACATTGCCATCATTGTGGAAAAACACAACAACAACGGGATCAGCACTG GGGAGTGCAATCAGAAGTGCACATTACTCAATGAAACACGTCGGAGGAAAGCTAATCGTATTCGCAGCCTCACCATGCACATTTGGAGACTTTTCAATAACCTCCGCCCAAAAATCAGAGTCAGGAACACAATCATCAAACGTCCTGAATATGAATAAGAAACCGACAACCAAGATACACCCACTTGAGAAATGCAAAGACTTCAGCTGCATGATGTGCCAGACCCAAACCACACTGGACCTCTTTGTGTGTACTCCACAGTCTCTCAACTTAGATAAATTACAATACATGTCAACTATGACATCAG gaAACATATATTACCATCCATTTAAGAATCACGcagaaaattttaagttGGTTAACGAGCTTAAGCACCTTGTGAGAAGAACAACAGTGTGGGAAAGTGTAATGAGAATCAGACTGAGCAAAGGCTGGAAAGTAACCAACTGGCATGGAAACTGTTTCGTAAGAGGAAGTGACCTTATGGTACTCCCAACAACCTCAGAAGACCACAGCTACACAATTACCTTCGTACCAGATACAGCCAACTCAAATAATACAAGTTCAG CTGGAAAGAAAGTCATGTACATACAAACGGCCTTGTTACACACTAACAGTTCAGGAGAAAGAAGGATAAGAGTGTTTAACACGGCAGTGGGAGTTTCAAATGATTTGGGGACAGTTCTCAACAGCGTGAACGTGGAAACCTTGGTGTTTAACATGCTGCTAGGAGCAGTTAAAGTATACCAAACGAGCGGGAAAATGGCTGACGCAAGGAATCATCTAACAACACACTGCTCAAGAGTAATGAACAGTATGTCAATATTGGGCTCGACAGCAGACTCAGCAAGAGTGCTCTCACTATATGTTCTGGGTCTTCTCAAAAGCACAATATTCACAGATGAACACAACCAGGACTACCGAGTCTATCTCAGCACCAAGTTCAGAAGCTGTAAAATCGATCAAGTCATTTTATACGCATACCCCCAGCTGTATAACTTATCTAACGAACTCAATTCACAAGAATTGTTACTTCAAG gGCTACCACTGTCTATTGAATCAGTCTTGCAAGAGTGTTTCTACCTCCTATTTAACGGAGAGTACTTGTTGTTATGGGTCGGAAAGAACGTTCCAAACAATTTGCTACAAACTACCTTTGACGCACCCTCATTTGAACACCTTAACGTGGCTCTTGTCCCACACGCACTGGAACAGTCAACGTCAAATAACGCACACAAAGTTAAGGTTTGTCTGGAAACACTAAGAGCAAGAGTCCCGCCATACGTACCACTGATGGTACTCAAGCAGGGAGAATCAGACTCACTGTTTTATTCAAGCCTGGTCCAAGACAAAACACATGGAATGATGGTCACATTCCAGGAATTTTACAACTCGATGCAGCCAACATCAGCGTTGGGAATCAAGAGATAA
- a CDS encoding uncharacterized protein (Contains 2 putative transmembrane domains and a putative signal peptide;~3 probable transmembrane helices predicted for TA20040 by TMHMM2.0 at aa 13-32, 47-69 and 90-109;~Signal anchor predicted for TA20040 by SignalP 2.0 HMM (Signal peptide probability 0.314, signal anchor probability 0.675) with cleavage site probability 0.166 between residues 33 and 34): protein MKRRSFTNEFSFRGVTLTWSVSVLLSLSHLITSFKLTNLPCERYLVVFNATCAATLLLFGSLVSVAVSLRIPATSQILQKVGFEHIKQNHIVDLLCVFGVISFASLASFKPLEGFFKAISASRCKDLKSFYYYSTVALNCLDL, encoded by the exons atgaAAAGAAGGAGTTTTACCAATGAATTCAGTTTCAGAGGAGTTACACTAACTTGGTCGGTTTCAGTTCTTCTCTCACTATCTCATCTCATAACA AGCTTTAAACTAACAAACCTCCCATGTGAAAGATATCTTGTAGTATTTAATGCAACATGTGCAG CAACACTCTTGTTATTTGGGTCCCTGGTTAGTGTAGCCGTTTCACTGAGGATTCCAGCAACCA gccaaattttacaaaaagTTGGGTTTGAACACATAAAAC AAAATCACATCGTGGACCTCTTGTGCGTCTTTG GAGTCATCTCATTCGCATCATTAGCGTCATTTAAGCCTCTGGAAG GATTTTTTAAGGCTATTTCAGCCAGTAGATGCAAAGATTTAAAGTCATTTTACTATTACTCAACAGTGGCTTTGAACTGTCTTGACCTGTAA